The window CAGGCAGATTGCACTTTTGCTTTAATTGATCTATTGCCATTTAATGCAGAAAAACGCACCCAAATACTGGCCTGTTGCCAACAGAACAAAACCCCAGTGATTTTAATGCTACCCCCACAATATTGCATTGAATTCCCGCTAGATAATATTTTTCATTATCATTTAACGAAACCGATTAAATATGGAAAATTATTTAAATTATTAGCCCAGAGTTTAGCCACCCAAGCACAAGCCATTCATCAGTCTTCTTATGGCAGTGTCGCGGCAACATCTCCTGTGGTTTCTCTATCCACTCCTACCACCACTGAAACAATGACAACTTCATCTATGCGAATCTTATTGGCAGAAGACAATGCCGTCAACCAAAAAGTGGCTTTGTTATTATTAAAACGACTTGGTTATGAAGCAGATTTAGCGTGCGATGGTGCGCAAGTTTTAACGGCATTAACCCAAAAAACTTATGATTTAATTTTAATGGATGTACAAATGCCCGAATTAGACGGATTAGAAACCACCCGACGCATTCGCCAATTATCCGAATTAAAAACACAACCCCACACCATCGCCATGACCGCTAATGCCATGGAAGGCGACCGAGAATCTTGCATAAAAGCAGGAATGAATGATTATTTAAGCAAACCCATTTCCCGTGAAGAATTATCCAGTAAACTCGATGCGTTGGCAAAAGGCTTAATTGCCGCTAAAAACAATTAACAATCAAAAGAAATTTATTGATGATGCGAGTCTTTTTCATCAGATTCTTTTTTACTGCCCGATTGTCCCATCATGGCTTGCCAGATGGTTTTTTGCAAGGTACTGAGGGCTTGCAAATGTTCAGGTAAAAAAGGTTTCATGAGCGTCGCAGGGTCAAAGCCTTCCACTCCCGCGGACATATTGCGTCGGATAATTTCCAACATTTCGTCTTGTAATGGCGTTAAATCGGGCAAGCCAAAAAAATTGCGTAATTCTTGTGGTGTTGCTTCAATATCGATTTTTATTTTCATCGCGTAAAGCTCTTTTAAAAAGGAAAGTAATGATAATGCAATGTTTATTTAAATACGCTTCAAAGGCTGCCAATCTCCCCATAACCACTGGCATAGTGTCAGTGTAGCACTTGAAGCCGTTTCTGTGCGTAAAATTCGTGTACCTAAACGCACTTTTTTGTAATTCATTTGGGTGGCCATCGCCAATTCTTCCGAAGCCAAGCCTCCTTCCGCACCAATTAAGACCGCCACTGATTTTACCTTTATTTCATTGAAATCAGTGAGATAATTCTCTGCGCTGGGGTCTAAAACCAAAGACAAATCCGTTTGTACACTCCGCAAGCCTGCATCCAAAGGTTGCAATTCGTCCAAACGCGGCAAATAAGCGCGTCCACACTGCTCACACGCACTGGCTACAATTCGCAGCCAATGTCCTTGTCGCTTGTCACGTCGGGCGTTATCCACAGGCGGGCTGCGGGCGGTGATCACAGGAACAATTCGCGTCACCCCCAATTCTGTTGCTTTTTGCAGGCTATAATCCATATGTTCGGGTCGAGCCAATGCCTGCACCAATACCGTTTCTAAAGGCGATTCATTCGTGACAAAATAGCCTTCATGCAATTGCAACATAGCCATTTTTTTATCGGCATGAATTAAAGTGGCATGATAATCCCAATTTAAGCCATTAAAAACAATCAGCGATTCGCCTACTTTTAGCCGTAAAACATGAAGCAAATAATGAGCAGTTTCTAAGGGTAAGCGTACTTCTTGATGGGCAGTTAAAACGGCATCAAGATAAACCCGCGAAATTCGCATAAAGCCAGTCCTAGATTATTGATCCAATACGGTTTGTAATTCTTGTTGAAAGCGCAATAATTGTTCATGCTCTCCCACCACAATTAATCCTTGATTCACCGTTTTCAAGCTCTGCTCTGCTCGCTTATCCACTAATTGTTGTCGTGCCATATTAAAATAGGCATCACCTAATTGTTTAGCCAATGCGGCAGTTTGAGCATTATTGGCAGGCAATAATTTTTGCAATTGTTGATACGTTTCTGTGGCATTATTGCCGCGAGGACGCGTTAAACGACCCGATGACAATTGTTGTTTCATTAAAGCCAACAATTGAGTTTTATTCTGCTCTATAGATTCAGCACTTGATTGGGTATTGGTTAATTTAGCTTTTAAATCCAATAAGCTCTTATTACTAGGCGCAATGCGCAAACCACTTTCAATCAGATTTAACGCATGCTCTTCACGTCCTTGACGAGCGCGTTGTTGTGCTAACCGTATGTATTCATTGATAATTTGCTCAAATCCTGCGATGCCTTTAGGGTGATCAATTTCGATTTGTAAAATCGCCGAATAAGTGTCATAAGCATTGTCATCTTCAAGCGTGGTATATTTACGCTGATTAATTTGCCGTTGTCCGCGTTGAACTAAGGTATTGACCAATGTTTTCTTTAATTTTTTAGTGGCATTATCTTGCGGAAAATATTGTTCTAATACTTGATAAACATCTAAAGCACTGTCTCCCTCAGGCGCAATCAATTTATTGTCTCTCATACGCTCTTTAGCAAGTTTTTCTTGCTGCGTGATTAACGTGTTGCGCAATTCTTTCGTGTGCGTATCTTGGGGAGCAATATTTTCTAAAATTTGGTAAATGGTATAAGCATTACCTTTACCCGGTGGAAAGAAACGATCTTGTTCTAAATAATACTGACCACGTTCAATATACCACGCCGTAATTTCTGCCACAATCGCATCAGCCGCCTCAGCATTTAATGCCCGCAATTCTTGCGCCGTCTCATAGGCATTATCACCTGCGGGAGAAGTAAAACGAGTGCGTTTAATTTGCATTTTTGCTTTATTTTTTAAAGCCTCAATATTCGCTTCCGCATTAACTGGAGATGGGATAGTCATTGGCGTAATTTCAGGGGGATTTGTTTCGACAACAGGCTGAGTTTCTACTAAAGGTGCTGTCGTTGTTATTGGCGCAGCGGGAGCGGGATCATTTTCTACGGTTTCTAACGTCACCACAGGTGTCTCATTCGGAGTATTTTCTACCGTAGTAATCGGATTAGTTTGAGCAAGCGATTCCGTCGGTTTGGTCTCAACAATAACCGATTCATTCGGAGTCACTGGCGGAGTTTCCTCACGGGGCAGTGGCGCAGGCGTGACTGTTGCTGGATTCAGTTCTGTTGCGCCCGCAGCCTCAGCGGGCTTTTCCGCGGGTTTAACGGGTTCAGTGGTTGATTGGGGTTCATTTTCAACGCGGGGCTGGGTATAAGGGGCTAAGGTCACGACCCCATTTTGATCGCTATGATCTACGGTTTTTTCTGTGGGGAAATAATTTTTTATCGCCTGATCCCAATGCGGTTCTAATTGCGGCCAAAAAAAGTACACAGCCGCCGCAATGGCAGCGAGAAATAACAAAATAAATAACCATTTTGTTCCTCCAGATTCTACTTGTTCTTCTTCATAATTGGCGATCACTAAACGATCTTTAAATAGGGGATCAGAACTGCGTGGAATTTGCATAAAAATTTACCATCATTAAAGATAAAAAAGATAAAATCCAAAAAAGTTTTATTCTCAGTTTATTCAAATCGATTCATGAGATAAAGGCAAACGAAATAAATCAATGGCGTTTTTTGTGCTGGCTGTGGCAATTTCTGCAAAAGATTGCTGCCGCAATTGCGCAATCATCGCCACAATATCGGGTAAATAAGCAGGTTCATTACGCTGTCCTTGTCGCCCACATAAGGGCTGATCAGGCGCATCCGTTTCCACTAACAATCGTTCCAAAGGCAATATTTTAATTAACGCTCGCAAGCGTTGCGCTCTGGGATAAGTCACAGGGCCACCCACACTAAAATAATAACCTAAATCAATCAATTGCCACGCCTGCTGCTCACTGCCAATAAAACTATGCAGCACGCCACGAATTCCTGTTATTTTACGTAAATAATAAAGTACTTTATCCGTCGCACGACGCGCATGAATAATCACAGGCAATTGATACTGCTGTGCCAAATATAACTGTTCTAAAAATAAAGTTATTTGCTGTTTTTCATCCAGCTCTTTTAAATAAAAATCCAAGCCACATTCTCCAATCGCCACAGCCTTATTTTGCGTTAAATAATCGGCCAATTGTTTAATATTGTTTTGCATATCATGTTGAGCCAAATAAATGGGATGTAAACCATACGCAGGAAATAAGTTAGGGTAAAACTCACAAATTTCTTTTAATTTAGGCCATAATGCCGCCGTAACAGCAGGCAAAACTTGTGCTTTAACACCCACAGCATGCGCCCGCTGCAAAGCCAATTCCCGATCCGCATCAAACTGCACATCATCAAAATGACAATGACTGTCAATTAAAAATGACATTATTTTACCTAATTTTACCTAACGTTTCCAAAAAGCAGGCGTTAAAATAACCAGTAAAGTAAAGATTTCCAAACGTCCTAATAACATGGCAAAACTAGCCACCCATAATCCCGCATCATTAATTTCTTTAAAAGTAGAAGAAACCGCACCCAAACCCGGCCCCGTCATATTTAATGTCGCTGCAATTGCAGAAAAAGCAGTCAGCACATCTTCCCCCGTTAATGGGCCATCAAAAGCCACAAACATAAACACAAACGACAATAAAATAAAACTAATCATATACAAAAAAGCAAAGCCCCAAACCGCTTCCGCCACTTGATCCGACACTTTTTTATTATCAATTTTAACCGCAATAACCGCATTGGGATGAATTAAACGCATAATTTCCCGAATAGCCTGCTTATAAAGTAAAATCACGCGAATAACACGAATTCCACCCGTCGTTGACCCCACACAACCGCCAATAAAACCTGTGCATAAAATTAACACGGGAAGTAATAACGGCCAATCTGCAAACCCCTCTAATCCATAGCCCGTACTGGAAATAACAGAAACCACATTAAACGCCGCATGACGAAAAGATTGCAATAAATCATAACGCCCATGTGTCCATAAAATTAAAGCTGAAAAAATCACCAATCCCAATACAATTAAAAGAAAAACCCGAGTTTGCGTATCTTGCCAATATAAATGTAAATCTAAACGCCGTCCCACATTAAAATGAATGGCAAAATTAAGACTGCCTAACAGCATAAAAAAAATGCAAATCGCTTCAATAATTGGACTGTTATAAAAACCTAAACTGGCATCACGGGTTGAAAATCCACCTGTAGATATAGTGCTATAGCTGTGACAAACCGCATCAAACGCATTCATGCCCGCCAACCAAAAACTCAAGGCACACGCCAGCGTTAATAGCAAGTAAATGAACAATAAAGCCTTGGCAGTATTTTCTAAGCGTGGCGTTAATTTATCATCACGCATCGGCCCTGGCGTTTCTGCACGATAAAGCTGCATTCCCCCAATCCCTAACATCGGCAAAACAGCCACCGCTAAAACAATAACCCCCAACCCCCCTAACCATTGCAATTGTTGGCGATAATATAAAATAGAAGGTTCTAAATTATCTAAACCCACAATAACCGTTGCGCCCGTGGTGGTAAATCCAGAAACTGATTCAAAAACTGCCTGTGCAATATCTAATTCTAATTTGCTATCTAAATAGAAAGGTAACGCACTCACTAAACTTAATAAAATCCAAAAGCCAGAAACAATAATAAAACCATCATGCAAATGCAAATCTTTCTTTTGATTTCTCACAGGAAACCATAAACCAAACCCAATCCCAAACATGGTTGCCAATGCCGCTAAAAAAGTGTTTAATGCGCCATCTTCATGTAAAATAGACAAAAGAATGGGCGGCAATAAGGTTAAACTAAACGCAATGAGCAACAGCCCCATAATACGTTGTATTGAACTAAGGTGCATAAATAATTATCCAAGAGACGCATTTAAATCTAAGGTTAATACGGGTGTTTTTGGACAATGCACAGGATGATGCGAAGTCAACACCACCAAACCGCCAGATTGCGCATGATTATCGATTAATTGTTCTAACATTTTAATGGCTGTTTTATCTAAAGAAGTAAATGGCTCGTCTAAAATCCATACTTGTGCCTGACGAACGAATAAACGCGCTAATGCCACTCGCCGCTGTTGTCCTGCCGAAAGGGTGCGCGTTGGCACATCTTCAAAGCCATATAAGCCGAATTGAGCGAGGGCTTGTTCGTCGGAAATAGCCTGAGATTGAGCGGTTAAAGAACGAACGAAAGCCAGATTTTCTAAAGGCGTTAAATCCGCTTTAACACCGGGGTAATGACCCACATAAATTAACTCACTGCGAAATTCGTTAGCTGCCCGTTCAATCGACTGCCCACACCACAAGACTTCTCCCTCTGAAGGCAGAGCCAAACCACATAAAATTCTTAATAAACTGGTTTTACCGCTGCCATTACGGCCTTCAATTTGTAGAATTTCGCCCGCATGAACTTGAAATGACAACTGATCAAATAAAATCCGTTCATCTCGAATACATTGTAGCTGTTGTCCAGCTAATACGGTTTTATTCATAAGAAAATTAACAACCTATTGTCCAGTGAGAATGGCGTAAAATTAACACTATTTTTAGAGTAAATGCTCAATGAATGATAAAGCAACAATGCCAATTTTACAACACCGTTTTTTGAACGATGATTTTGCCACTTTATTAGAAAGTAATGAGGCTTTAGTATTGGAAGAATTAGCGAATTTAATTTTAGCAGGCGAATTGGAAATGAATCGACCTTTTGCTGATTTAATTGGTATCAATTATACTCGCCTGAAATGGTTTATTTATTGTCGTCGCCATAAATTACCATCGCCTCCAATTCGTCGTCATTGGGAAATGAAAAGAGCGACGCAATCCGAATTAGATTACGTACGCTCTTTATTGTCACACCCAGAAATTTGAAGTAAAAATAGCACTGTACTTGCCAAAAACGGTCATGAGAATGATCAATAAACCCAATGTTAAATTAGTGGCAATGATCCAACGAATTTGATTTAAATATTTCCCTCCCAAAGCCCAATTTTTGGCCAGTACAGATTGCTTAAATTTGCGATAAGGAGAAAAAAACAAATGGAGAAATAAAACCATCATCACCAAGCCCAAAGTGAACATAATATGAACATGAATCTTTACCTCTCCCATTCCCCCATAATGGCGAATTAACCACAATCCACTGAGCAGAATTAATCCAATCGATAACCAAACCCAAAAAAAGAAACGAGAAAAAACACCAAGCCATAACGTTTGTCGCCATTCAGGTTCTAATAACTTTGCCGCCGCAGGGCGTAATGCCATATACGCGAAAAACATCCCACCCACCCAAATTAAACTAAAAATAAGATGCGATCCCAGCATTAATGGCAACAATAAAACGTCTATTTTCCCTGTCATTGCGGATTCCTCTCTGTTGAAATAAGGCTATTTAGCCAATAATTGTCTTAATTGATTTAAATAAGCTGTGCCAGTGGCTTTTCTCTCACTTTCTGAGATTTTCGTTTCAAATCCATGTCCTTCCCATTGCACTTCATTTTGCGGTAATTCTTGTAAAAATCGGCTCGGTTCACAAATAACGAATTCACTGTGACGTTTGCGTCGCTTTGCCAGCGTCATAATGAGCCATTTTTGCGCACGGGTAATGCCGACATAAGCCAAACGCCGTTCTTCTTCAAGGCTGGCATTATCTTGGCTGTTGTAATGAGGCAAAATATTTTCTTCCATTCCCACTAAAAAAACATAAGGAAATTCTAAACCTTTTGCTGCATGTAAGGTCATCATTGATACGCCTAATTGGGTTTTTTCTTCATTTTGCTTTTCTAAAATATCAGACAGCATAAAATGATTCAAAATATCTGATAAATTTTTACCTTGTTCTTGCTGCAATCGTTGCAACCAATCTATTAATTCTTCTATATTTTGCATTCGACGCGCCGCAGTGCGTTTATCAGAACACGTTTCTAACAACCATTGTTCATAGCCAATATCTGCAATTAATTCTCTGGCAATTAAGGCAGGATTTTCTTTTTGACTGCGTTCAGAAAAATATCCTAACCAACGGGTAAATTTTTGCAATCGTTGATAACTATTTTCCGTTAATTGTTGTGCCAATCCCACTTCAAAACTGGCTTGAAATAAACTGGCATGACGTTGTTGGGCATAATG is drawn from Thioflexithrix psekupsensis and contains these coding sequences:
- a CDS encoding TrkH family potassium uptake protein — protein: MHLSSIQRIMGLLLIAFSLTLLPPILLSILHEDGALNTFLAALATMFGIGFGLWFPVRNQKKDLHLHDGFIIVSGFWILLSLVSALPFYLDSKLELDIAQAVFESVSGFTTTGATVIVGLDNLEPSILYYRQQLQWLGGLGVIVLAVAVLPMLGIGGMQLYRAETPGPMRDDKLTPRLENTAKALLFIYLLLTLACALSFWLAGMNAFDAVCHSYSTISTGGFSTRDASLGFYNSPIIEAICIFFMLLGSLNFAIHFNVGRRLDLHLYWQDTQTRVFLLIVLGLVIFSALILWTHGRYDLLQSFRHAAFNVVSVISSTGYGLEGFADWPLLLPVLILCTGFIGGCVGSTTGGIRVIRVILLYKQAIREIMRLIHPNAVIAVKIDNKKVSDQVAEAVWGFAFLYMISFILLSFVFMFVAFDGPLTGEDVLTAFSAIAATLNMTGPGLGAVSSTFKEINDAGLWVASFAMLLGRLEIFTLLVILTPAFWKR
- a CDS encoding 16S rRNA (uracil(1498)-N(3))-methyltransferase gives rise to the protein MRISRVYLDAVLTAHQEVRLPLETAHYLLHVLRLKVGESLIVFNGLNWDYHATLIHADKKMAMLQLHEGYFVTNESPLETVLVQALARPEHMDYSLQKATELGVTRIVPVITARSPPVDNARRDKRQGHWLRIVASACEQCGRAYLPRLDELQPLDAGLRSVQTDLSLVLDPSAENYLTDFNEIKVKSVAVLIGAEGGLASEELAMATQMNYKKVRLGTRILRTETASSATLTLCQWLWGDWQPLKRI
- a CDS encoding TatD family hydrolase; protein product: MSFLIDSHCHFDDVQFDADRELALQRAHAVGVKAQVLPAVTAALWPKLKEICEFYPNLFPAYGLHPIYLAQHDMQNNIKQLADYLTQNKAVAIGECGLDFYLKELDEKQQITLFLEQLYLAQQYQLPVIIHARRATDKVLYYLRKITGIRGVLHSFIGSEQQAWQLIDLGYYFSVGGPVTYPRAQRLRALIKILPLERLLVETDAPDQPLCGRQGQRNEPAYLPDIVAMIAQLRQQSFAEIATASTKNAIDLFRLPLSHESI
- a CDS encoding CopD family protein, producing MTGKIDVLLLPLMLGSHLIFSLIWVGGMFFAYMALRPAAAKLLEPEWRQTLWLGVFSRFFFWVWLSIGLILLSGLWLIRHYGGMGEVKIHVHIMFTLGLVMMVLFLHLFFSPYRKFKQSVLAKNWALGGKYLNQIRWIIATNLTLGLLIILMTVFGKYSAIFTSNFWV
- a CDS encoding tetratricopeptide repeat protein, yielding MQIPRSSDPLFKDRLVIANYEEEQVESGGTKWLFILLFLAAIAAAVYFFWPQLEPHWDQAIKNYFPTEKTVDHSDQNGVVTLAPYTQPRVENEPQSTTEPVKPAEKPAEAAGATELNPATVTPAPLPREETPPVTPNESVIVETKPTESLAQTNPITTVENTPNETPVVTLETVENDPAPAAPITTTAPLVETQPVVETNPPEITPMTIPSPVNAEANIEALKNKAKMQIKRTRFTSPAGDNAYETAQELRALNAEAADAIVAEITAWYIERGQYYLEQDRFFPPGKGNAYTIYQILENIAPQDTHTKELRNTLITQQEKLAKERMRDNKLIAPEGDSALDVYQVLEQYFPQDNATKKLKKTLVNTLVQRGQRQINQRKYTTLEDDNAYDTYSAILQIEIDHPKGIAGFEQIINEYIRLAQQRARQGREEHALNLIESGLRIAPSNKSLLDLKAKLTNTQSSAESIEQNKTQLLALMKQQLSSGRLTRPRGNNATETYQQLQKLLPANNAQTAALAKQLGDAYFNMARQQLVDKRAEQSLKTVNQGLIVVGEHEQLLRFQQELQTVLDQ
- the ccmA gene encoding cytochrome c biogenesis heme-transporting ATPase CcmA, which codes for MNKTVLAGQQLQCIRDERILFDQLSFQVHAGEILQIEGRNGSGKTSLLRILCGLALPSEGEVLWCGQSIERAANEFRSELIYVGHYPGVKADLTPLENLAFVRSLTAQSQAISDEQALAQFGLYGFEDVPTRTLSAGQQRRVALARLFVRQAQVWILDEPFTSLDKTAIKMLEQLIDNHAQSGGLVVLTSHHPVHCPKTPVLTLDLNASLG
- a CDS encoding DUF6489 family protein, whose product is MKIKIDIEATPQELRNFFGLPDLTPLQDEMLEIIRRNMSAGVEGFDPATLMKPFLPEHLQALSTLQKTIWQAMMGQSGSKKESDEKDSHHQ